The following coding sequences lie in one Myxococcus xanthus genomic window:
- a CDS encoding serine/threonine protein kinase, which yields MRQVASLAALVASLRTRGNGMSKAIEFKIPPGAILFSADGVGYEFREDLGPTHHGMSLFVARLRNSSGEPRGKVLLKAVPAPSEKEGGRVRRARAKLDEQVRLAASLSHPAILKVHGLHKVEGYWYVSAEHPSGNSLNELLTLVVECRRWFSPLFVMFVGSQVAAALEHAHTAKDASGRPLNIVHRAIDVAHIFMDWDGTVRLGDFGLALSNLPGRVASSVRGPRGDYFYSSPEMLLGGPVDARSDLFMLGVVLLEMATGKNLLFHPDAITPEVMGSLSVKRRRRVVQAIKRATLAGASPMVEDAIWRAATLTDADVDAMTEGLPQGLRVTLNRLLRVSPRERYQSAGELAADLAAWIGGTFTKADAAAELRARAAQAEEALDALGLTPPRGRGKRHPDDVTTS from the coding sequence ATGCGGCAGGTAGCTTCCCTTGCCGCGTTGGTCGCGAGTCTGCGCACGAGGGGAAACGGCATGTCGAAAGCAATCGAGTTCAAGATCCCGCCAGGGGCGATTCTCTTCTCGGCGGATGGCGTCGGCTACGAGTTCCGCGAGGACTTGGGGCCGACGCACCATGGGATGTCCCTCTTCGTGGCGCGGCTGCGAAACTCCTCGGGGGAGCCTCGGGGAAAGGTGCTGCTGAAGGCGGTTCCTGCGCCATCGGAGAAGGAAGGGGGGCGGGTTCGGCGGGCGCGAGCAAAGCTTGATGAGCAGGTTCGTCTTGCCGCCTCTCTCTCTCACCCGGCAATCCTCAAGGTCCACGGGCTCCACAAGGTCGAGGGCTACTGGTACGTCAGCGCTGAGCATCCATCCGGGAACTCGCTGAACGAGCTGCTGACGCTCGTGGTCGAGTGCCGTCGATGGTTCTCGCCCCTCTTCGTGATGTTCGTAGGCTCGCAGGTGGCGGCAGCTCTTGAGCACGCGCACACGGCGAAGGATGCCAGCGGACGCCCGTTGAACATCGTTCACCGAGCCATCGACGTCGCGCACATCTTCATGGACTGGGACGGGACGGTTCGGCTCGGCGACTTCGGTCTCGCGCTGTCCAACTTGCCGGGGCGCGTGGCTTCCTCTGTTCGCGGCCCGCGAGGGGACTACTTCTATTCGTCGCCTGAGATGCTGCTTGGCGGGCCCGTCGACGCGCGCTCGGACCTCTTCATGTTGGGGGTGGTGCTGCTCGAAATGGCGACGGGGAAGAATCTGCTCTTCCACCCCGATGCCATCACGCCCGAGGTCATGGGCTCATTGTCCGTGAAGAGGCGTCGGCGAGTCGTTCAGGCAATCAAGCGGGCCACGCTGGCCGGGGCGTCCCCCATGGTGGAGGACGCGATTTGGCGTGCCGCGACGCTGACGGATGCTGACGTGGACGCGATGACGGAGGGGCTTCCCCAGGGGCTTCGCGTGACGCTGAACCGGCTTCTTCGGGTCTCCCCCCGCGAGCGCTACCAGTCTGCCGGTGAGCTGGCCGCAGACCTGGCTGCCTGGATTGGGGGTACCTTCACTAAGGCCGACGCCGCTGCGGAACTCAGGGCGCGTGCGGCTCAGGCAGAAGAGGCGCTGGATGCGCTGGGGCTCACGCCGCCTCGGGGTCGCGGCAAGCGCCACCCGGATGACGTGACGACGTCCTAG
- a CDS encoding serine/threonine protein kinase, translated as MNVISIFPRAGMSVDGWRVIRELGNGGFAVVFLVEKNGRRSALKLARHRDSSGDDKQTHARTLRELSALLLLDHPNIVKHRGYGYSEHGNVYLALEYIDGWTLAEWAERKHPTVREVLQVFDKLCSALSYMHSRGVLHRDLKLSNVLIRKSDGEPVVIDFSCANYSLAEELTDAGLPPGTDRFRAPEQFKWLREHKAEHRAKYAFRVADEIFAVGAMLYELLTDPRPTEIQARFSLNSTVALPPPARALNGRVPEALNDLVASILSRDPAKRPVDSEALRRELGELLAYSSAEYLTPVHPPSEQRQSALPDQQMPAVANASLPGAPMRSGRGWRGLLGGLAALIALVVAGGFWLSRGERTQPREPQVASAPPPPSSPHSAPLVSAAPAMSPPSPPPVLLTGPETAAPKEGSTVKTTPSPKAPTQGRPPGGKPRATAVADCATMTLVAALAAGCPGAQIRPESFTCPSGAEETMREDLRWEINQPFTLTLDSRQGPYDEVWFTAGADVVGVVPKGVARPQRAFAPPGTLFYGKAYFLSDRMGRSEGPALVIRYDRVKLPGQDERPVCFVVESPAKGYEDGRVKAFNSGGGYVVDRWP; from the coding sequence ATGAACGTGATTTCGATATTCCCGCGTGCTGGAATGTCCGTTGACGGCTGGCGTGTCATCAGGGAGCTTGGAAACGGAGGGTTTGCAGTCGTCTTCCTCGTTGAGAAGAACGGCCGGAGGAGCGCGCTCAAGCTGGCGCGTCACCGGGATTCAAGCGGGGACGACAAGCAAACTCATGCCAGGACGCTCCGGGAGCTTTCGGCGCTTCTCCTCCTGGACCATCCGAACATCGTCAAGCATCGTGGGTACGGATACTCCGAGCATGGGAACGTCTATCTCGCGCTTGAATACATTGATGGTTGGACGCTAGCGGAGTGGGCAGAGCGGAAACACCCCACGGTGCGGGAGGTCTTGCAGGTCTTCGACAAGCTTTGCTCCGCACTGTCATACATGCACAGTCGTGGCGTCCTGCATCGGGATTTGAAGCTGTCCAACGTTCTGATTCGAAAGAGCGATGGAGAGCCAGTTGTCATTGATTTTAGCTGTGCGAACTACTCATTGGCCGAAGAGCTTACGGATGCTGGCTTGCCCCCGGGCACGGACCGTTTTCGCGCGCCTGAGCAATTCAAATGGCTCCGGGAGCACAAGGCAGAGCATCGCGCGAAGTACGCATTTCGTGTCGCGGACGAGATCTTCGCGGTCGGAGCAATGCTCTATGAACTGCTGACAGACCCCCGCCCGACCGAGATTCAAGCGCGCTTTTCGCTCAACAGTACAGTCGCATTGCCCCCACCCGCGCGTGCGTTGAATGGGCGCGTGCCGGAAGCGCTAAACGACCTCGTGGCGAGCATCCTGTCGCGTGACCCGGCCAAGCGTCCCGTCGACTCAGAGGCTCTACGTCGTGAGCTGGGCGAACTCCTGGCCTATTCGAGCGCGGAGTATCTGACCCCGGTGCATCCACCATCCGAGCAGCGGCAGTCGGCGCTACCGGACCAGCAGATGCCCGCAGTTGCGAACGCAAGCCTTCCTGGGGCGCCTATGCGTTCTGGCCGGGGATGGCGCGGGCTCTTGGGGGGCCTCGCTGCCCTCATCGCCCTTGTCGTAGCCGGGGGCTTCTGGCTCAGCCGAGGGGAACGGACGCAGCCACGAGAGCCGCAGGTTGCTAGTGCGCCACCGCCTCCCAGTTCCCCACATTCCGCGCCGCTCGTATCGGCCGCCCCTGCTATGTCACCTCCTAGCCCCCCGCCTGTGCTGCTGACGGGCCCTGAGACTGCCGCTCCGAAGGAAGGTTCAACCGTGAAGACGACTCCGTCACCCAAGGCCCCGACCCAAGGACGCCCGCCGGGCGGGAAGCCGAGGGCGACCGCTGTTGCCGACTGCGCGACGATGACGCTCGTCGCGGCGCTCGCGGCAGGCTGCCCCGGGGCTCAGATTCGGCCCGAGTCGTTCACCTGCCCGTCTGGTGCGGAAGAGACGATGCGGGAAGACCTTCGCTGGGAGATTAACCAGCCATTCACCCTCACTCTTGACAGTCGCCAGGGGCCTTACGACGAAGTTTGGTTCACCGCAGGGGCTGACGTGGTGGGGGTTGTTCCCAAGGGAGTTGCACGGCCGCAACGAGCCTTCGCGCCGCCCGGGACACTCTTCTACGGGAAGGCGTATTTCCTCTCTGACCGCATGGGGCGCTCGGAGGGGCCTGCGCTCGTCATCCGTTACGACCGGGTGAAGCTGCCGGGACAGGACGAACGCCCCGTCTGCTTCGTGGTCGAGTCGCCTGCCAAGGGCTACGAAGATGGCCGAGTGAAGGCGTTCAACTCCGGGGGCGGATACGTCGTGGACCGCTGGCCGTGA
- a CDS encoding helix-turn-helix domain-containing protein gives MPVTQEAPPEFLTVDEAAALLRVNRKTLYESIRLGQVPGVVRIGKALRIQHAALVESPAGKGRDSALWSRR, from the coding sequence ATGCCCGTTACCCAAGAAGCTCCCCCTGAGTTCCTCACGGTCGACGAGGCCGCAGCACTTCTGCGCGTGAACCGAAAAACGCTCTACGAGTCGATTCGGCTGGGTCAGGTGCCGGGCGTCGTTCGCATCGGGAAAGCGCTGCGAATCCAGCATGCCGCGCTGGTAGAGTCCCCCGCCGGGAAGGGCCGCGATTCTGCGCTTTGGAGTCGACGATGA
- a CDS encoding DNA polymerase I, giving the protein MNVWSFDTETWLIQPGLLAPPLVCGSIAAAAPGSERLLDKAQARQFFREAIAAPDTHLVGANLAYDLGVMAADDPSLVALIFAALEAGRLHCVQVREALIDIARGLYGVDPSTGRKLDDDEGARYPLALLVQRHLGLDISEDKKNPKAWRLRYAELDGVPVERWPTEAAEYPKRDARYTLDVFFRQEAVARDTPNGGNLHAEAEQMRAAFALHLASIWGLRTNGDSVAVLRERVEREWSENRAKFQAAGIYRADGTKDSKRLAALVTAAYDGQPPITAPSDRFPDGQVATDRDTLLGSGDALLEDLGKSGRVDKYKSTYLDVVEAGTSLPINPRFNVLVSTTRVSSDYQQLPQKGGIREVHEARPGFVYCSVDYGGLELRTMAQRAIWELGFSKMAEALNSGLDVHTLAAAEFLGASYDELLSKVKSKEPLAVAFRQLAKILNFGKGGGMTGGSLVYNARAKDRVSFCLLAKRADVCGVERVVITVQRKPKMVCRACVEVAKELDTKWLNAWPEQRELQQRAKSRTYGGGFADVMIPGANILRGGCGYTQILNTPFQGLGAVGCKLAMWRVSREMYVDRRSALYGSRLVLMVHDELISELLANDAQRMHDAAERKAYLMREAMKETTPDLAPAIEAEPALSRIMSKDVATVRDSSGRLLVWEPPTKRAA; this is encoded by the coding sequence ATGAATGTCTGGTCCTTCGACACGGAAACGTGGCTGATTCAGCCCGGCTTGCTCGCGCCCCCTCTCGTGTGCGGCAGCATCGCGGCAGCAGCTCCAGGCAGCGAACGACTGCTGGACAAGGCCCAAGCCCGGCAGTTCTTTCGCGAGGCCATCGCCGCGCCTGACACGCACCTCGTTGGCGCAAACCTCGCCTACGACCTGGGCGTCATGGCGGCGGACGACCCGAGCCTCGTTGCGCTCATCTTCGCGGCGCTAGAAGCCGGCCGCCTGCATTGCGTCCAGGTCCGCGAAGCCCTCATCGACATTGCCCGGGGCCTGTACGGAGTGGACCCGTCGACAGGCCGGAAGCTCGACGATGACGAAGGCGCCCGCTACCCGCTCGCGCTTCTCGTGCAGCGCCATCTCGGGCTCGACATCAGCGAGGACAAAAAGAACCCGAAGGCATGGCGGCTTCGCTACGCGGAACTCGACGGCGTGCCTGTCGAGCGCTGGCCGACGGAAGCTGCGGAGTACCCGAAGCGTGACGCCCGCTACACGCTCGACGTCTTCTTCCGGCAGGAGGCCGTTGCCCGCGACACGCCCAACGGCGGCAACCTGCATGCCGAAGCCGAGCAGATGCGCGCCGCCTTCGCGCTCCACCTCGCTTCCATCTGGGGACTCCGAACGAACGGTGACTCGGTAGCCGTGCTGCGGGAGCGGGTGGAGCGGGAATGGAGCGAGAACCGGGCGAAGTTCCAGGCGGCGGGCATCTACCGGGCCGATGGCACCAAAGACTCAAAGCGCCTCGCGGCGCTCGTGACTGCCGCCTACGACGGACAGCCGCCCATCACCGCGCCCAGCGACCGATTCCCCGACGGCCAGGTCGCGACCGACCGCGACACGTTGCTCGGTTCGGGCGACGCGTTGCTTGAGGACTTGGGAAAGAGCGGGCGCGTCGACAAGTACAAGTCGACCTACCTGGACGTCGTCGAAGCGGGCACCTCGCTCCCCATCAATCCGCGCTTCAACGTGCTCGTCAGCACCACGCGCGTTTCGAGCGACTACCAGCAGCTCCCGCAGAAGGGCGGCATCCGAGAGGTCCACGAAGCCCGTCCCGGCTTCGTCTACTGCTCGGTCGACTACGGCGGGCTTGAGCTTCGCACCATGGCTCAGCGGGCCATCTGGGAACTCGGCTTCTCGAAGATGGCCGAAGCGCTGAACAGCGGGCTCGACGTCCACACCCTTGCCGCGGCTGAATTCCTCGGGGCGAGCTACGACGAGCTGCTTTCGAAGGTGAAGTCGAAAGAGCCCCTCGCGGTCGCCTTCCGCCAGCTCGCGAAAATTCTCAACTTCGGCAAGGGTGGCGGGATGACGGGCGGCTCGCTCGTCTACAACGCACGCGCGAAGGACCGGGTTTCCTTCTGCCTGCTGGCGAAGCGCGCAGACGTCTGCGGCGTCGAGCGCGTCGTCATCACCGTCCAGCGCAAGCCGAAGATGGTCTGCCGGGCCTGCGTCGAAGTGGCCAAGGAACTGGACACGAAGTGGCTCAACGCGTGGCCTGAGCAGCGCGAGCTACAGCAACGAGCGAAGTCGCGCACCTACGGGGGCGGGTTCGCCGATGTGATGATTCCGGGGGCCAACATCCTGCGCGGCGGGTGCGGCTACACGCAGATTCTCAACACGCCATTCCAGGGACTCGGCGCTGTCGGGTGCAAGCTCGCCATGTGGCGCGTCAGCCGCGAGATGTACGTCGACCGCCGCTCGGCGCTCTACGGCTCGCGACTCGTCCTCATGGTGCATGACGAGCTGATTAGCGAGCTGCTCGCCAATGACGCCCAGCGGATGCACGACGCAGCCGAGCGCAAGGCGTACCTGATGCGCGAGGCGATGAAGGAGACGACTCCCGACCTGGCACCGGCAATCGAAGCCGAGCCCGCGCTGTCCCGCATCATGTCGAAGGACGTCGCCACCGTGCGCGACAGCTCCGGGCGGCTGCTCGTCTGGGAGCCACCAACAAAGCGCGCTGCCTGA
- a CDS encoding imm11 family protein, producing the protein MKRRFFNLQIDVSVPGRWYFSDPTNSQGEEIEDIWQFTEGVSVDLRERLRIPVSRAGNALDFTTAGAGRTPIVSARVASVFREMAPFDVQLFSVDVEGESKPYFLLNVSRTIRCIDDAACEEVQIRTADEYTERVGEYQSVMGLRIDTSKVGDARVFRTWGWHSPIIVDEEIKDALEANGIFGGKFEEV; encoded by the coding sequence GTGAAACGACGCTTCTTTAATTTGCAGATCGACGTCTCTGTCCCAGGGCGTTGGTATTTTTCGGACCCAACGAACAGTCAAGGTGAAGAGATTGAAGACATTTGGCAGTTCACCGAAGGGGTTTCTGTAGACTTGCGCGAGAGGCTGCGTATCCCGGTGTCCCGTGCTGGGAACGCCTTGGATTTTACAACAGCGGGGGCCGGACGGACGCCCATCGTCAGTGCTCGGGTTGCCTCAGTATTTCGTGAGATGGCACCTTTCGATGTGCAGCTTTTCTCCGTGGATGTCGAAGGAGAATCGAAGCCCTACTTCTTGCTCAATGTGTCTCGAACGATTCGCTGCATTGATGATGCTGCATGCGAGGAGGTTCAAATTCGAACCGCAGATGAGTACACGGAACGAGTAGGCGAATACCAATCGGTCATGGGGCTTCGGATTGACACGTCAAAGGTGGGGGATGCGCGTGTGTTCCGGACGTGGGGATGGCACTCGCCGATCATCGTTGACGAAGAGATCAAGGATGCCCTCGAAGCGAACGGCATCTTCGGAGGCAAGTTCGAGGAGGTCTGA
- a CDS encoding tyrosine-type recombinase/integrase, with amino-acid sequence MSARLRKWTTKEGKSEEAWQVDFVFQHADGRKQRVVKFSPVQTRRGAEQYERELRSALLNGTFGKEQCGEESPITLADFTPRLLTYSENNNKHSSVDSKRQILRDHILPFFGKVALANIRLAEIEDFKAHMRKKKSAAHKRKDSASKRAIRKRQRSEPKPLSLKTINNVLTVLHKLLTLAEEHGVIRQAPRVKPFGKLPKPPFDFLSFEEADQLLAVAEPEWRTLLLVAIKTGLRQGELIGLQWNDLTLARGLLHVRRTIWRGIEGLPKGGRERTVDLPASVVDALNDHRHRRGRFVFCQEDGQPLTKGKMAAPLGRALRAAGITREVGQIGWHDLRHTYGSHLAMRGVPLKVIQELMGHATIEMTNRYAHLSPDTRREAVAVLDRPLALPCDIRATWKEAAPNRT; translated from the coding sequence ATGAGCGCCAGGTTGCGGAAGTGGACGACGAAGGAAGGAAAGTCTGAGGAGGCGTGGCAAGTGGACTTCGTGTTTCAGCATGCGGACGGACGGAAACAGCGAGTCGTGAAGTTCTCGCCCGTCCAGACCCGTCGGGGTGCTGAGCAATACGAACGCGAGCTGCGCAGCGCCTTGCTCAACGGGACTTTCGGAAAGGAGCAGTGCGGCGAGGAAAGCCCCATCACGCTTGCGGACTTCACTCCGCGGCTCCTCACCTACAGCGAGAACAACAACAAGCACTCAAGCGTCGACAGTAAACGACAGATTCTCAGAGACCATATCCTCCCCTTCTTCGGGAAGGTGGCGCTCGCGAACATCCGCTTGGCCGAAATCGAAGACTTCAAGGCGCACATGCGCAAGAAGAAGTCGGCTGCTCACAAGCGGAAGGACTCCGCGTCAAAGCGAGCCATCCGGAAGCGGCAGCGTAGCGAGCCCAAGCCCCTGAGTCTGAAGACCATCAACAACGTGCTGACCGTGCTTCACAAGCTCCTGACACTCGCAGAAGAGCATGGGGTCATCCGGCAGGCGCCGCGCGTAAAGCCCTTTGGGAAGCTACCGAAGCCTCCCTTCGACTTCCTGAGCTTTGAGGAAGCGGATCAGCTTCTCGCCGTCGCTGAGCCCGAATGGCGCACGTTGCTGCTCGTCGCCATCAAGACGGGGCTTCGGCAGGGAGAGCTGATCGGGCTCCAGTGGAACGACCTGACCCTCGCGCGGGGCCTGCTTCACGTTCGCAGGACCATCTGGCGCGGAATTGAGGGCTTGCCGAAGGGTGGGCGTGAACGGACGGTCGACTTGCCTGCCTCCGTGGTTGATGCGCTCAACGACCACCGGCACCGTCGGGGGCGGTTCGTCTTCTGTCAGGAGGACGGGCAGCCACTCACCAAGGGCAAGATGGCGGCACCGCTGGGTCGCGCCCTCCGGGCGGCGGGCATCACCCGCGAAGTGGGGCAAATCGGCTGGCACGATCTGCGCCATACCTACGGCAGCCATCTCGCGATGAGGGGTGTCCCGCTGAAGGTGATTCAGGAGCTGATGGGGCACGCGACCATCGAGATGACGAATCGCTACGCCCACCTGAGCCCCGACACTCGGAGAGAGGCAGTCGCCGTTTTGGACCGGCCTCTCGCTCTGCCGTGCGACATACGTGCAACATGGAAGGAGGCCGCTCCTAACCGCACGTAA
- a CDS encoding AHH domain-containing protein, whose translation MRALGIAALLLFASGCASTRVVHLNTGRGEPIAFTPVESDPVEIGKDEFRRAVAQLVLDMRLDVAFREVEEDGRRSLLASSGGFVDGVQGRSAPSAYERICQRQDEPHSCLSMLAGGFSLGPSERRMLALYFALDTVWVGVEDAIRDMVNPAALRAMVTTIIGTALVMLVAPEPITKVIAIALTASLIAYLGTGPVWNLGQGFLRLLDESRDAAGFADLERAGHRFGKVLGDNGARVLVIVALSALGGKSAMAAQGPKMPGFAQAASRAQLEGGFQLSGALAGEVQAISISSAGVLNVTLAPTAVAAVAMGAGEGAGAVVGAVGGIQGDPDGKVHHICTDKNTVSDATGGPWTPLFQDIFNRARMSLNDNANLVRIRGHKGPHPQKYHEEVLARIDSATRGCRGAEKCRAALVGALEKIARDLMRPSSKLRKLVTKGAED comes from the coding sequence ATGAGAGCTTTAGGAATTGCTGCACTGTTGCTGTTTGCGAGCGGGTGCGCGTCGACTCGTGTCGTGCATCTGAACACTGGGCGCGGAGAGCCTATCGCCTTCACGCCAGTTGAGTCCGACCCTGTCGAGATAGGCAAAGACGAGTTCAGGCGGGCTGTTGCGCAGCTCGTGCTCGACATGAGGTTAGACGTCGCCTTCAGGGAGGTTGAGGAAGACGGTCGCCGCTCGTTGCTCGCATCGTCTGGGGGCTTCGTTGACGGCGTGCAAGGCAGGTCGGCCCCCTCGGCATACGAGCGCATTTGCCAGCGGCAAGACGAGCCCCATAGCTGCCTGAGCATGCTTGCCGGTGGGTTCTCGCTGGGCCCCTCTGAACGGCGAATGCTCGCGCTCTACTTCGCACTCGACACAGTGTGGGTGGGCGTCGAGGACGCGATTCGGGACATGGTGAACCCTGCCGCCCTGCGGGCGATGGTCACGACGATAATCGGAACGGCGCTCGTGATGTTGGTCGCGCCCGAGCCCATTACGAAGGTCATCGCGATTGCCCTTACGGCCTCGCTGATTGCCTATCTTGGGACGGGGCCGGTGTGGAATCTCGGGCAGGGGTTTCTTAGGTTGCTCGACGAGTCTCGGGACGCGGCGGGCTTCGCGGACCTGGAGAGGGCAGGGCATCGCTTCGGGAAGGTGCTCGGGGACAACGGGGCCCGTGTCCTGGTAATAGTCGCGCTGTCCGCGCTGGGCGGGAAGAGCGCGATGGCGGCGCAGGGACCGAAGATGCCGGGCTTCGCTCAGGCGGCTTCCCGGGCGCAGCTTGAGGGGGGCTTCCAGCTATCGGGCGCGCTGGCCGGGGAGGTTCAGGCGATCTCGATTTCGTCGGCCGGGGTGCTGAACGTGACGCTCGCACCGACAGCGGTTGCCGCGGTTGCGATGGGCGCAGGCGAAGGCGCTGGGGCAGTGGTGGGCGCTGTTGGAGGCATCCAGGGCGACCCCGACGGCAAGGTGCATCACATCTGCACTGATAAGAACACTGTTTCCGATGCGACTGGTGGGCCGTGGACTCCGCTCTTCCAGGACATTTTCAACCGAGCTAGGATGAGTCTCAATGACAATGCGAATCTCGTTCGAATCAGAGGTCACAAGGGGCCTCACCCCCAGAAGTACCACGAAGAGGTGCTTGCTCGCATTGACAGTGCTACCCGTGGATGTCGGGGCGCCGAAAAGTGTCGAGCCGCGCTGGTTGGGGCGTTAGAAAAGATTGCTAGAGACCTAATGCGTCCAAGCTCCAAGCTGAGAAAGCTAGTCACCAAAGGCGCCGAGGACTAA
- a CDS encoding PIN domain-containing protein, protein MANDKSDASPGKEILVLSSVYKDPESIFSFRPKSLGDIKPTAIVVLDTNVLLVPFNTGKESLVEIERVYRKLISEKRLVVPGQVAREFAKNRSEKLKEIYQQINRRRMNGLADATYPLLENSSQYKGMKKLEAELQAKVREHNRAIDSLLEEIKGWHWNDPVSALYQELFGSGVVLEYGNLSEREIAMELERRYAHNLPPGFKDKGKTDRGVGDYLIWSTILETGKSRDVDAIFVSADRKSDWWIQSENVPLYPRFELIEEYRHATGGRNIHIVDLATVLGMFGAPKEVVAEVKSKEATPTVDESKVRRIRRRARMGKIEVVSQAIQAWVLKQPDVQSIESFVRLEKRITMFVRRKDGSYQNVIVEYFSNVATWEGVRGLLDAAEEGLLFSDDVRVVLVFDHPMAAEFSEAPLQTLRESVVSAKISVGLIQDDGSFVLTSY, encoded by the coding sequence ATGGCCAACGACAAGAGCGACGCCTCTCCAGGTAAAGAAATTCTCGTTCTGAGTTCAGTATATAAAGATCCAGAATCAATCTTCTCGTTTCGTCCCAAGTCTCTAGGAGATATTAAGCCAACCGCAATCGTTGTTCTTGACACGAACGTTCTGTTGGTTCCATTCAATACGGGCAAGGAAAGCCTTGTTGAAATTGAGAGGGTCTATAGGAAGTTGATCTCTGAGAAGAGACTTGTTGTTCCCGGGCAGGTTGCTCGCGAATTTGCAAAAAATCGCTCAGAGAAGCTCAAGGAGATATATCAACAGATCAACAGAAGACGCATGAACGGACTGGCAGATGCTACATATCCTCTGCTAGAGAATTCGTCTCAGTATAAGGGAATGAAGAAGCTAGAGGCGGAGCTTCAGGCGAAAGTCAGAGAACACAATCGTGCCATCGACTCACTGCTTGAAGAAATTAAAGGATGGCATTGGAATGACCCCGTGAGCGCCCTCTATCAAGAGCTCTTCGGGTCTGGGGTTGTTCTGGAGTATGGCAATCTAAGCGAGCGCGAAATAGCCATGGAACTGGAACGGCGATATGCTCATAATTTACCGCCGGGATTTAAGGACAAGGGAAAAACAGATCGAGGCGTAGGCGACTATCTGATTTGGAGTACAATTCTCGAAACCGGAAAAAGCCGGGATGTGGATGCGATTTTCGTTTCTGCGGACCGTAAGTCTGATTGGTGGATTCAGAGCGAGAATGTCCCGCTCTATCCTCGGTTTGAGCTGATTGAAGAGTATCGGCATGCTACGGGTGGCAGGAATATTCATATTGTTGATCTTGCGACAGTGTTGGGGATGTTCGGAGCGCCCAAGGAGGTTGTCGCTGAAGTTAAGAGCAAGGAAGCTACTCCAACGGTGGATGAGTCTAAAGTACGCAGAATTCGACGCCGGGCGCGGATGGGGAAGATTGAAGTGGTCTCGCAGGCAATTCAGGCGTGGGTTCTCAAGCAGCCGGATGTGCAAAGTATTGAAAGTTTTGTTCGATTGGAAAAGCGGATCACGATGTTTGTGCGGCGAAAGGATGGTTCGTATCAAAATGTGATTGTTGAGTATTTCAGCAATGTGGCGACATGGGAAGGCGTTCGGGGGCTGTTGGATGCGGCCGAAGAGGGCCTGCTCTTCTCCGATGATGTTAGGGTGGTCCTTGTGTTTGACCATCCGATGGCGGCAGAGTTTAGTGAGGCCCCTCTTCAGACGTTGAGGGAGTCTGTCGTGAGCGCCAAGATTTCTGTTGGGCTGATTCAGGATGATGGGTCGTTTGTGCTCACTTCATACTAG
- a CDS encoding DUF2381 family protein, with translation MSQPARLVLTLVLVWGTATPVAAAQVERAVRKRSVVVASSPADALPVVRVARDTPTVFLFPAPINRKTLTFDESRIHVLDAGERSVIVQPVADLAEGERYEVGVFFADGRAPARAAFSLVTDPAEVDIQINVQRPELAGAACPVDEPRAPQPEDFVLLGLVDKEGVSATPIKGYADAGRGFHVQSAIAYRGKGWVLIDARVTNFSGQSPWLPREAMLTGRVGLPLRARIVMADTTAIQPGEERPVLVVADLPQLPVSPVFALELVGDGRTLKIPNVRFPKAASGATP, from the coding sequence TTGAGCCAACCGGCCAGATTGGTCCTTACTCTTGTTCTCGTGTGGGGGACTGCGACGCCAGTCGCGGCGGCCCAAGTGGAGCGCGCTGTACGCAAGCGCTCAGTGGTCGTCGCCAGTAGCCCCGCCGATGCCCTTCCTGTCGTCCGGGTGGCGCGCGACACACCGACGGTCTTCCTGTTCCCGGCCCCCATCAACCGGAAGACGCTCACCTTCGACGAGTCGAGGATTCACGTCCTAGATGCCGGGGAGCGGTCGGTCATCGTTCAGCCGGTGGCCGACCTTGCCGAAGGCGAGCGCTACGAAGTCGGGGTCTTCTTTGCGGACGGCAGGGCGCCCGCGCGAGCTGCTTTCTCGCTGGTGACGGACCCGGCCGAAGTGGACATTCAGATCAATGTTCAGCGTCCAGAATTGGCGGGTGCGGCATGCCCCGTTGACGAACCGCGAGCACCTCAACCCGAAGACTTCGTGTTGCTTGGACTTGTCGACAAGGAAGGTGTCTCAGCAACGCCAATTAAGGGTTATGCCGACGCAGGACGAGGCTTTCATGTGCAGTCGGCGATAGCCTATCGGGGGAAGGGATGGGTGCTGATAGATGCGAGAGTGACGAACTTTTCTGGGCAGTCGCCATGGCTTCCAAGAGAGGCGATGTTGACGGGCAGAGTTGGGTTGCCGCTCCGCGCCCGGATTGTGATGGCAGATACAACAGCGATTCAGCCAGGAGAGGAGCGACCAGTGTTGGTGGTGGCTGACCTGCCGCAATTGCCTGTAAGCCCGGTTTTTGCTTTGGAGTTGGTTGGAGATGGGCGCACGCTCAAGATTCCCAATGTGCGCTTCCCGAAGGCCGCCTCTGGGGCGACGCCATGA